In a single window of the Elaeis guineensis isolate ETL-2024a chromosome 4, EG11, whole genome shotgun sequence genome:
- the LOC105042900 gene encoding uncharacterized protein isoform X2, whose amino-acid sequence MGSEKSGETLSLRKRRPMEAAEEDEEEREIQELEKEVGEMARRLLDFRGTIPDRLMEAFSSRLVAQRPLFSPQIGATSAPSETLVGADSGAASSVGLLESEIKINYSQLNYPSVYFVMFRCTSGITVEWGDISCRS is encoded by the exons ATGGGGAGCGAGAAGTCGGGGGAAACCCTAAGCCTAAGGAAGCGGAGGCCAATGGAAGCGGCGGAGGAGGacgaggaggagagggagatccAAGAGCTGGAAAAGGAGGTGGGCGAGATGGCCCGGCGACTCCTAGATTTCCGGGGGACCATCCCGGATAGGCTCATGGAGGCCTTCTCTTCTCGCCTCGTAGCACAAAGACCGCTTTTTTCGCCTCAAATTGGTGCTACTTCTGCTCCATCTGAAACCCTGGTGGGCGCTGATTCCGGAGCTG CTTCATCTGTTGGCTTACTTGAGTCAGAAATCAAAATCAATTACAGTCAGTTGAACTATCCTTCAGTTTACTTTGTGATGTTCAGATGTACGAGTGGAATCACAGTTGAATGGGGGGACATCTCTTGCAGAAGCTGA
- the LOC105042900 gene encoding uncharacterized protein isoform X1, giving the protein MGSEKSGETLSLRKRRPMEAAEEDEEEREIQELEKEVGEMARRLLDFRGTIPDRLMEAFSSRLVAQRPLFSPQIGATSAPSETLVGADSGADVRVESQLNGGTSLAEADQLMLGKLNIFRAKTASNIAAMPVILKRLNECIARIDKFDQYNANIRPVFKRKRK; this is encoded by the exons ATGGGGAGCGAGAAGTCGGGGGAAACCCTAAGCCTAAGGAAGCGGAGGCCAATGGAAGCGGCGGAGGAGGacgaggaggagagggagatccAAGAGCTGGAAAAGGAGGTGGGCGAGATGGCCCGGCGACTCCTAGATTTCCGGGGGACCATCCCGGATAGGCTCATGGAGGCCTTCTCTTCTCGCCTCGTAGCACAAAGACCGCTTTTTTCGCCTCAAATTGGTGCTACTTCTGCTCCATCTGAAACCCTGGTGGGCGCTGATTCCGGAGCTG ATGTACGAGTGGAATCACAGTTGAATGGGGGGACATCTCTTGCAGAAGCTGATCAGCTAATGCTTGGGAAATTAAATATTTTCAGAGCCAAAACTGCTAGCAATATTGCTGCAATGCCTGTCATTTTGAAGAGATTGAATGAATGCATTGCAAGGATTGACAAATTTGATCAGTATAATGCCAACATACGTCCTGttttcaaaaggaaaaggaagtAG